Proteins encoded by one window of Cloeon dipterum chromosome 2, ieCloDipt1.1, whole genome shotgun sequence:
- the LOC135936738 gene encoding uncharacterized protein LOC135936738, producing MRRALLVLLSLALCAAQTSQSDVFIPAPNFDEGENLSSENCGSETTLNQSAVFVTNIRTNFSCHAYIVISQRTFLGQGYCPLVDTSDTTDLRVFPNNCRGRTTEEECVRNSVKVLDIIDIAISPTATRKVITILITEKMLSVIFPICLFNRDNIMDLQLQRESPYFEWNSYNNAQSGKTINVTGQSNCSRILNSTELAILKSINIPIQNILCVEKTDVYYDYLINFYRGRYFLRGFKFVWNSYNDILPYIDEIARKTKDILALRPIPPTKQLRGFNERDNLSFPNCGRKPTSTRRKRGNDDFFEDIQLASFIIGGNIAQTREHSWHAYIENYVTGDTCGGTLISPTAVLTAAHCLYGSQAENFVVYLGMEDKRKRTAPGVQRRKVSPSTPVTLIHNNFEKI from the exons ATGAGGCGAGCGCTTCTCGTGCTCCTCAGCCTCGCGCTTTGCGCCGCACAAACGTCTCAGAGCGACGTTTTCATTCCAGCTCCGA ATTTTGACGAAGGAGAAAACTTGAGTAGCGAGAATTGTGGAAGCGAAACAACTCTGAACCAATCGGCCGTTTTTGTTACAAACATACGTACTAACTTTAGTTGCCATGCATATATAGTTATTTCCCAAAGGACTTTTCTTGGACAAG GTTATTGCCCCCTTGTGGATACTAGTGATACAACTGATCTACGGGTGTTTCCGAATAACTGTAGAGGCCGCACAACAGAAGAGGAATGCGTCAGAAATTCCgtcaaa GTGCTGGATATAATCGATATTGCCATAAGTCCGACAGCAACTAGAAAAGTCATCACGATTTTGATAACTGAGAAAATGCTGAGTGTGATATTTCCCATTTGCTTGTTTAACCGTGACAACATAATGGACTTGCAACTTCAAAGAGAATCGCCTTACTTTGAATGGAATTCATATAAC AATGCTCAATCTGGCAAAA CAATAAATGTGACGGGCCAAAGCAACTGCAGCAGGATTCTAAACAGTACTGAATTggcaattttgaaatcaattaatattcccATCCAGAATATCCTGTGTGTAGAGAAAACTGATGTTT ATTATGATTATCTGATCAATTTCTACAGAGGACGCTATTTCTTGAGAggtttcaaatttgtttggaaCTCTTACAATGATATATTGCCATACATTGACGAGATCGCAAGGAAAACAAAAGACATTTTAGCTCTACGCCCGATCCCACCAACAAAACAATTGAGAG gaTTCAATGAACGAGACAACCTGAGTTTCCCAAACTGTGGAAGAAAGCCGACGTCAACAAGAAGGAAACGCGGAAATGACGATTTTTTCGAAGATATCCAACTGGCAAGTTTTATTATCGGCGGAAACATAGCTCAGACACGGGAGCATTCGTGGCATGCTTATATTGAGAATTATGTGACTGGAGACACGTGTGGCGGAACACTGATTTCACCGACAGCAGTTTTGACCG ctgcACATTGCCTTTATGGATCTCAGGCAGAAAACTTCGTAGTTTATCTTGGGATGGAagataaaagaaaaaggaCAGCTCCTGGTGTTCAGAGAAGAAAGGTTTCACCTTCCACGCCAGTTACTCTCAtccataataattttgaaaaaatttag
- the LOC135936736 gene encoding uncharacterized protein LOC135936736, whose amino-acid sequence MRRALLVLLSLAACAAQTSHNESDAYFPAPLFDEGENLSSENCGNEKTLNQGFVLVKNMRTKSSDSCIGYTVISQRTFLGLGDCKFNKNDTTDLRVFPNNCNGRETEEECIRNSVKVLDLIDIAISPTDEYKLKIWITEKMPSVISPLCLFNRDNVIDSQLQRESPYFEWTPHWSARSGPTNVTSQSNCSRILKRTDLEYLKSNNIRIQNILCVGESHILYYILINFYNGRYFLRGVKHDWNQHFYTDILPYIDEIVRHAKHIYALRPIPQTKQPRGFSAPDNLSFPNCGRKLTSTRRKRGNDDSFEDIQPIGHIFGGNKAQTGNHPWHAFIENEVTGATCGGTLISPTAVLTAARCLYESKAEDFVVAVGMYDKRQRGAPGAQRRLVSSLITHPKYDPAEHNSDVGLMILNERFQITDHVRPICLWNEDSNLARGAGTEAMAVGFGLADNHTLPDKLQEARMPIRGHKECYLSKRKFFGRYLRPGDNFCAGYTNGTNTCNGDSGGSLSVEKNGRWFIRGIVSFGIAKRVMFAGEEIPLCHPNHYSMFTDVASYMDWIVENTPEISF is encoded by the exons ATGAGGCGAGCCCTTCTCGTGCTCCTCAGCCTCGCGGCTTGCGCCGCACAAACGTCTCACAATGAGAGCGACGCCTACTTTCCAGCTCCGT TGTTTGACGAAGGAGAAAACTTGAGTAGCGAGAATTGTGGAAACGAAAAAACTCTGAACCAAGGTTTCGTTCTGGTTAAAAACATGCGTACTAAAAGTAGTGATAGTTGCATTGGATATACAGTTATTTCTCAAAGGACTTTTCTTGGACTAG GTGATTGCAAGTTCAATAAGAATGATACAACTGATCTACGAGTGTTTCCGAATAACTGTAATGGCCGCGAAACAGAAGAGGAATGCATCAGAAATTCCgtcaaa GTTCTGGATTTAATCGATATTGCCATAAGTCCGACAGATGAATACAAATTAAAGATTTGGATAACTGAGAAAATGCCGAGTGTGATTTCTCCCCTTTGCTTGTTCAACCGCGACAACGTAATAGACTCGCAACTTCAAAGAGAATCACCCTACTTTGAATGGACACCACATTGG AGTGCTCGATCTGGCCCAA CAAATGTCACGAGTCAAAGCAACTGTAGCAGGATTCTAAAGAGAACTGATTtggaatatttgaaatcaaataatatccGCATCCAGAATATCCTGTGTGTCGGAGAAAGCCACATTC TCTATTATATTCTGATCAATTTCTACAACGGCCGGTATTTCTTGAGAGGTGTAAAACATGATTGGAACCAACATTTTTACACTGATATATTGCCATACATTGACGAGATCGTAAGACACGCAAAACATATTTATGCTCTTCGCCCGATTCCCCAGACAAAACAACCCAGAG gattcTCCGCGCCAGACAACCTGAGTTTCCCAAACTGTGGAAGGAAACTGACGTCAACCAGAAGGAAACGCGGAAATGACGACTCTTTCGAAGATATCCAACCAATTGGTCATATTTTCGGTGGAAACAAAGCTCAGACTGGCAACCATCCGTGGCACGCATTTATTGAGAATGAGGTGACTGGAGCAACCTGTGGCGGGACATTGATTTCGCCGACAGCAGTTTTGACCG CTGCACGATGTCTTTATGAATCAAAAGCAGAAGACTTCGTAGTTGCTGTTGGGATGTACGATAAAAGACAAAGAGGAGCTCCTGGTGCTCAGAGAAGATTG gttaGCAGTCTGATCACGCACCCGAAATACGACCCGGCGGAACACAACAGTGACGTCGGACTCATGATTTTGAACGAAAGATTTCAAATAACCGACCACGTTCGACCGATTTGCCTGTGGAACGAGGACTCTAACTTGGCTCGCGGGGCTGGAACTGAAGCTATG GCGGTTGGATTTGGGCTTGCTGACAACCACACGTTGCCAGATAAATTGCAAGAGGCTCGAATGCCGATTAGAGGACACAAAGAGTGCTACCTAtcgaaaaggaaattttttggaaGATATTTGCGGCCGGGAGACAACTTTTGCGCCGGCTACACAAACG gAACGAACACCTGCAACGGGGACAGCGGAGGCAGCCTCTCCGTGGAAAAAAACGGCCGTTGGTTCATAAGGGGAATTGTCAGCTTTGGAATAGCGAAGAGAGTTATGTTCGCGGGCGAAGAAATACCGTTGTGTCACCCAAATCACTATTCGATGTTCACTGACGTCGCGAGTTACATGGACTGGATCGTGGAAAATACGCCGGAAATTTCATTCTGA
- the LOC135936737 gene encoding transmembrane protease serine 9-like, giving the protein MRRALLVLLTICLAVCAAQTHFPAPIFDEGENLSSQNCGNESTLNQWIAYVKNISTEQYCGPFVAISQRTLLGLGICAFKRSDTTDLRVFPNNCISRETEEECIRYSVRVLDVIDIAINPTADLKFKILVTERMPSVVAPICLFNRDNVINSQRQRETYSYVEWTTFWDFPSDPKHVTDQSNCNTVLNSTELENLKTKQIPIQNMLCVGEIPYGYMINFYKGRYFLRGVKYARGVYIDILPYIGEIARHARDISVLRPIPQTKQPRGFNAPDNLSFPNCGRKPTSTRRKRENDDSSEDIQPIGHIFGGNKAHETHPWHAYIENEETGAACGGTLISPTVVLTVAHCIYESEAKDFTVVVGMYDKRKRRSPGLQTRKISSLITHPKYDPAEFNSNVGIMILNEKIEITNQVRPICLWNDDSDSNLVRVAGTEAMAVGFGLVDNHTRTEELQEARLLIRGHKECYLSSRRFFAKYLVPGDNFCAGYTNGTTVCNGDSGGSLSVEKDGRWFIRGILSFGVSKKVMFEGEQRSLCHPNHYSLIVDVASYMDWIVENTPEISFRN; this is encoded by the exons ATGAGGCGAGCACTTCTCGTCCTCCTCACAATCTGCCTCGCGGTTTGCGCCGCACAAACGCACTTTCCAGCTCCGA TTTTTGACGAGGGAGAAAACTTGAGCAGCCAGAACTGTGGAAACGAATCAACTCTGAACCAATGGATTGcttatgttaaaaatataagtaCCGAACAATATTGCGGACCATTTGTAGCTATTTCTCAAAGGACCCTTCTTGGACTGG GCATCTGCGCTTTCAAAAGAAGTGATACAACTGATCTACGGGTGTTTCCGAATAATTGTATTTCGCGCGAAACAGAAGAGGAATGCATCAGATATTCCGTCAga GTGCTGGATGTCATTGACATTGCCATAAATCCGACAgctgatttgaaattcaagattttgGTAACTGAGAGAATGCCGAGTGTGGTAGCTCCAATTTGCTTGTTTAACCGTGACAACGTAATAAACTCGCAACGTCAAAGAGAAACTTATTCCTACGTTGAATGGACAACATTTTGG gattttccATCTGACCCAA aacacGTGACGGACCAAAGCAACTGCAACACGGTTCTAAACAGTACTGaactggaaaatttgaaaactaaacAAATTCCCATCCAGAACATGCTGTGTGTCGGGGAGATTC CATATGGATATATGATCAATTTCTACAAAGgccgctatttcttgagagGTGTTAAATATGCACGAGGTGTTTACATTGATATATTGCCATACATTGGCGAGATTGCAAGGCACGCAAGAGACATATCTGTTCTACGCCCGATCCCGCAGACGAAACAGCCAAGAg GATTCAATGCACCAGACAACCTCAGTTTCCCAAACTGTGGAAGGAAACCGACGTCAACCAGAAGGAAACGCGAAAATGACGATTCTTCCGAAGATATCCAACCAATTGGTCATATTTTCGGCGGAAACAAAGCTCATGAGACGCACCCGTGGCATGCTTACATTGAGAATGAGGAAACTGGAGCCGCCTGTGGTGGGACACTGATCTCACCGACCGTGGTTTTGACTG tcgCCCATTGCATTTATGAATCAGAAGCAAAGGACTTTACAGTTGTTGTCGGGATGTatgataaaagaaaaagaagatcTCCTGGTCTTCAGACAAGAAAG ATTAGCAGTCTGATCACGCACCCAAAATATGACCCTGCAGAATTCAACAGTAACGTCGGAATCATGATTTTgaacgaaaaaattgaaataaccaACCAAGTCCGACCGATTTGCCTGTGGAACGACGATTCTGACTCTAACTTGGTTCGCGTGGCTGGAACTGAAGCTATG GCGGTTGGGTTCGGGCTTGTCGACAACCACACACGCACAGAAGAGCTGCAAGAGGCTCGATTGCTGATTAGAGGTCACAAAGAGTGCTACTTGTCAAGCAGGAGGTTTTTTGCGAAATATTTGGTGCCCGGAGACAATTTTTGCGCCGGCTACACGAACG gAACGACCGTCTGCAACGGGGACAGCGGAGGCAGCCTTTCCGTGGAAAAAGATGGCCGTTGGTTCATCAGGGGCATTCTCAGCTTTGGAGTATCGAAAAAAGTTATGTTTGAGGGAGAACAAAGATCGTTGTGTCACCCAAATCACTATTCCTTAATCGTTGACGTCGCAAGTTACATGGACTGGATCGTGGAAAACACGCCGGAAATTTCATTCCGGAATTAA
- the LOC135936734 gene encoding uncharacterized protein LOC135936734 isoform X1, protein MRREILVLLSLALCAAQTANNQSDVHIPAPIFDDGENLSSQNCGIYATENKSNVFVHNQRAGSIRGSLIAISQTTVLTDVGRPYKKSDAPDLRVYPIYCYGTWGTELENCMRDSVQVILYRIFSKTVTSSLFLQCLFQWLKVLDVIDIAINPTATEKFKILITEKMSTEVVTPLCLFNRNNVMDLQLQRESPYVQWMPYITSPISAMVTSQSNCTRVLDSTELGNLKTIKIPIQNILCVENGTDRTDYLINSFKGRYFLRGVKYTRGVYIDILPYIHEIARHAKDISVLRPIPPTKQPRRFPGPDNLSFQNWGRKPTELTRKRRHYGYYPRDAESTRLILAGNTAQAGRHPWHAFIADTKRRATFGGSLISPTVVLTAAHCIYGSKPNDFIVVFGMYDKRQRTPGVQMKNVISLKVHPKYDPKEFHIDVGLMILKKKIEITAHVRPIYLWNEDSNLDRVAGTEAMAVGFGLVDNHTRTNELQEARLPIRGHRECYLSDTRYFGKYLRPGDNFCAGYTNGTTVCNGDSGGSLSVQKDGRWFIRGIVSFTKAKKVMFEGEERSLCDPNHYSLFTDVATYNGWIRMNTPEFSF, encoded by the exons ATGAGGCGAGAAATTCTCGTGCTCCTCAGCCTCGCGCTTTGCGCCGCACAAACGGCAAACAATCAGAGTGACGTCCACATTCCAGCTCCGA TATTTGACGATGGAGAAAACTTGAGCAGCCAAAACTGTGGAATCTATGCAACTGAGAACAAATCCAACGTTTTTGTTCATAACCAGCGCGCCGGAAGCATTCGTGGTTCATTGATAGCTATTTCTCAAACGACTGTTCTTACTGACG TTGGCCGCCCGTACAAAAAAAGTGATGCGCCTGATCTACGGGTCTATCCGATATATTGCTATGGGACATGGGGCACAGAATTGGAGAATTGCATGAGAGACTCCGTCCAAGTAATTTTATATCGCATTTTCAGCAAAACTGTCACATCCTCACTCTTTTTACAATGTCTTTTTCAATGGTTGAAGGTGCTGGATGTAATTGACATTGCCATAAATCCGACAGCCACcgaaaaattcaagattttgaTTACTGAGAAAATGTCGACTGAGGTCGTAACTCCCCTTTGTTTGTTTAACCGAAACAATGTAATGGACTTACAACTTCAAAGAGAATCGCCCTACGTTCAGTGGATGCCTTAC attacTTCACCTATCTCAG CAATGGTGACGAGCCAAAGTAACTGTACCAGGGTTCTAGACAGTACTGaattgggaaatttgaaaactatCAAAATTCCCATTCAGAATATCTTGTGTGTCGAGAATGGCACTGATC GAACTGATTATCTGATCAATTCCTTCAAAGGCCGGTATTTCTTGAGAGGTGTAAAATATACACGAGGTGTTTACATTGATATATTGCCATACATTCACGAGATTGCGAGGCACGCAAAAGACATTTCTGTTCTACGCCCGATCCCGCCAACAAAACAACCGAGGC GATTCCCCGGGCCAGACAACCTCAGTTTCCAAAACTGGGGGAGGAAACCGACGGAACTAACAAGGAAACGAAGACATTACGGCTATTATCCCAGAGATGCCGAATCAACTAGACTAATTTTAGCCGGAAACACAGCCCAGGCTGGCAGGCATCCGTGGCATGCTTTTATTGCGGATACCAAAAGACGTGCAACTTTTGGCGGGTCATTGATTTCGCCGACAGTAGTTTTGACTG ctGCACATTGTATTTACGGATCAAAGCCAAATGACTTCATAGTTGTTTTCGGGATGTATGATAAAAGACAAAGAACTCCTGGTGTTcagatgaaaaat GTTATCAGTCTGAAGGTGCACCCGAAATATGACCCTAAGGAATTTCACATCGACGTCGGACTcatgattttgaagaaaaaaattgaaataaccgCCCACGTCCGACCGATTTACCTGTGGAACGAGGACTCTAACTTGGATCGCGTGGCTGGAACTGAAGCTATG GCGGTTGGATTTGGGCTTGTCGACAACCACACGCGGACAAATGAACTGCAAGAGGCTCGACTGCCGATTAGAGGTCACAGAGAATGCTACTTGTCAGATACTAGATATTTTGGGAAATATTTGCGGCCGGGAGACAACTTTTGCGCCGGCTACACGAACG GAACAACCGTCTGCAACGGGGACAGCGGAGGCAGCCTTTCCGTCCAAAAAGACGGCCGTTGGTTCATCAGGGGAATTGTCAGCTtcacaaaagcaaaaaaagtgATGTTTGAGGGCGAAGAAAGATCGTTGTGTGACCCAAATCACTATTCCTTGTTCACTGACGTCGCAACTTACAATGGCTGGATAAGGATGAACACGCCGGAATTTTCATTCTGA
- the LOC135936734 gene encoding uncharacterized protein LOC135936734 isoform X2: MRREILVLLSLALCAAQTANNQSDVHIPAPIFDDGENLSSQNCGIYATENKSNVFVHNQRAGSIRGSLIAISQTTVLTDVGRPYKKSDAPDLRVYPIYCYGTWGTELENCMRDSVQVLDVIDIAINPTATEKFKILITEKMSTEVVTPLCLFNRNNVMDLQLQRESPYVQWMPYITSPISAMVTSQSNCTRVLDSTELGNLKTIKIPIQNILCVENGTDRTDYLINSFKGRYFLRGVKYTRGVYIDILPYIHEIARHAKDISVLRPIPPTKQPRRFPGPDNLSFQNWGRKPTELTRKRRHYGYYPRDAESTRLILAGNTAQAGRHPWHAFIADTKRRATFGGSLISPTVVLTAAHCIYGSKPNDFIVVFGMYDKRQRTPGVQMKNVISLKVHPKYDPKEFHIDVGLMILKKKIEITAHVRPIYLWNEDSNLDRVAGTEAMAVGFGLVDNHTRTNELQEARLPIRGHRECYLSDTRYFGKYLRPGDNFCAGYTNGTTVCNGDSGGSLSVQKDGRWFIRGIVSFTKAKKVMFEGEERSLCDPNHYSLFTDVATYNGWIRMNTPEFSF; the protein is encoded by the exons ATGAGGCGAGAAATTCTCGTGCTCCTCAGCCTCGCGCTTTGCGCCGCACAAACGGCAAACAATCAGAGTGACGTCCACATTCCAGCTCCGA TATTTGACGATGGAGAAAACTTGAGCAGCCAAAACTGTGGAATCTATGCAACTGAGAACAAATCCAACGTTTTTGTTCATAACCAGCGCGCCGGAAGCATTCGTGGTTCATTGATAGCTATTTCTCAAACGACTGTTCTTACTGACG TTGGCCGCCCGTACAAAAAAAGTGATGCGCCTGATCTACGGGTCTATCCGATATATTGCTATGGGACATGGGGCACAGAATTGGAGAATTGCATGAGAGACTCCGTCCAA GTGCTGGATGTAATTGACATTGCCATAAATCCGACAGCCACcgaaaaattcaagattttgaTTACTGAGAAAATGTCGACTGAGGTCGTAACTCCCCTTTGTTTGTTTAACCGAAACAATGTAATGGACTTACAACTTCAAAGAGAATCGCCCTACGTTCAGTGGATGCCTTAC attacTTCACCTATCTCAG CAATGGTGACGAGCCAAAGTAACTGTACCAGGGTTCTAGACAGTACTGaattgggaaatttgaaaactatCAAAATTCCCATTCAGAATATCTTGTGTGTCGAGAATGGCACTGATC GAACTGATTATCTGATCAATTCCTTCAAAGGCCGGTATTTCTTGAGAGGTGTAAAATATACACGAGGTGTTTACATTGATATATTGCCATACATTCACGAGATTGCGAGGCACGCAAAAGACATTTCTGTTCTACGCCCGATCCCGCCAACAAAACAACCGAGGC GATTCCCCGGGCCAGACAACCTCAGTTTCCAAAACTGGGGGAGGAAACCGACGGAACTAACAAGGAAACGAAGACATTACGGCTATTATCCCAGAGATGCCGAATCAACTAGACTAATTTTAGCCGGAAACACAGCCCAGGCTGGCAGGCATCCGTGGCATGCTTTTATTGCGGATACCAAAAGACGTGCAACTTTTGGCGGGTCATTGATTTCGCCGACAGTAGTTTTGACTG ctGCACATTGTATTTACGGATCAAAGCCAAATGACTTCATAGTTGTTTTCGGGATGTATGATAAAAGACAAAGAACTCCTGGTGTTcagatgaaaaat GTTATCAGTCTGAAGGTGCACCCGAAATATGACCCTAAGGAATTTCACATCGACGTCGGACTcatgattttgaagaaaaaaattgaaataaccgCCCACGTCCGACCGATTTACCTGTGGAACGAGGACTCTAACTTGGATCGCGTGGCTGGAACTGAAGCTATG GCGGTTGGATTTGGGCTTGTCGACAACCACACGCGGACAAATGAACTGCAAGAGGCTCGACTGCCGATTAGAGGTCACAGAGAATGCTACTTGTCAGATACTAGATATTTTGGGAAATATTTGCGGCCGGGAGACAACTTTTGCGCCGGCTACACGAACG GAACAACCGTCTGCAACGGGGACAGCGGAGGCAGCCTTTCCGTCCAAAAAGACGGCCGTTGGTTCATCAGGGGAATTGTCAGCTtcacaaaagcaaaaaaagtgATGTTTGAGGGCGAAGAAAGATCGTTGTGTGACCCAAATCACTATTCCTTGTTCACTGACGTCGCAACTTACAATGGCTGGATAAGGATGAACACGCCGGAATTTTCATTCTGA